Proteins encoded by one window of Cloeon dipterum chromosome 4, ieCloDipt1.1, whole genome shotgun sequence:
- the LOC135941711 gene encoding cytochrome b-c1 complex subunit 7-like — translation MASSKLSAYFSKFPGLKRWAYNLSGFNQYGLHKDDVLNESDPDVAEALRRLPQHLRDERTFRIVRAMQLSLQKSVLPKEEWTKFEEDKKYLQPYLREVVGERQEKEEWNKNI, via the exons ATGGCGAGCTCCAAGTTAAGTGCTTATTTCA GCAAATTCCCAGGCCTCAAGAGATGGGCTTACAACCTTTCAGGATTCAACCAATATG GTTTACACAAGGACGACGTCCTGAATGAGTCGGATCCTGATGTTGCCGAGGCACTTCGCCGTCTACCTCAACACCTGAGGGACGAACGCACCTTCCGCATTGTGCGTGCCATGCAGCTGAGCTTGCAGAAGTCTGTCCTGCCCAAGGAGGAGTGGACTAAGTTTGAGGAAGACAAGAAGTACCTTCAACCATACCTGCGAGAAGTCGTGGGAGAGCgacaagaaaaagaagaatgGAATAAGAACATTTAG
- the LOC135941709 gene encoding INO80 complex subunit E: MVSNLNSTDIDGEDYRSKYRRLKHHLKYLIYENENFQLILRQAQQKYLSAKRDRTFLLDRLIQYEQPNSVSSGSEPSDSSEEEEKVKPEPMKRKRSEGSSGSQPAKKWKRATAKSAPKQPATSKKVNIENPSSMSPMISEGQLTPEEVERHLQSRQNLMEMLPCRAPPTVPSELFSNDPSLDSFCFSESNEMEMETSPDIGDKSYGVDLSDVAE; the protein is encoded by the exons ATGGTGTCAAATCTCAACTCTACAGACATCGATGGCGAAGATTATCGCTCCAAATACAGAAGACTGAAGCATCACTTGAAGTACCTGATTTAC gaaaatgaaaatttccaattgatCTTGCGGCAAGCGCAACAAAAATACCTGAGTGCCAAGCGCGACCGAACCTTTCTCCTTGACCGGCTGATTCAGTATGAGCAGCCAAATTCTGTATCAAGTGGTTCAGAGCCATCAGACTCTTCAGAAGAGGAAGAAAAGGTGAAGCCTGAACCAATGAAAAG aaagcGCAGTGAAGGTAGCAGTGGTTCTCAACCTGCAAAGAAATGGAAACGTGCTACTGCAAAATCTGCCCCAAAGCAACCCGCCACTTCCAAAAAG GTCAATATAGAAAACCCGTCCAGCATGTCACCAATGATATCCGAAGGTCAGTTGACTCCCGAGGAGGTTGAACGCCACCTTCAGTCAAGACAAAACTTGATGGAGATGCTGCCGTGTCGCGCACCGCCGACTGTGCCGTCTGAACTGTTCAGCAATGACCCGTCATTGGAcag ttTCTGCTTCAGCGAATCAAACGAAATGGAAATGGAGACCTCTCCTGACATTGGCGACAAAAGTTACGGAGTTGACCTGTCAGATGTAGCAGAGTAA